In Kryptolebias marmoratus isolate JLee-2015 linkage group LG4, ASM164957v2, whole genome shotgun sequence, the following proteins share a genomic window:
- the os9 gene encoding protein OS-9 isoform X2 → MATSLVRWLKRLCLFVLICPLCVPAFLNLEELNEMKYGIQILPDPVILGQTKTEEVMMVSNKYKQLYECRLPAQAVRFHQDPASEPDSEGYTGPDIPDLLKPMHEAPCLVKTKDWWTYEFCHGQHIRQYHLEESEIKGDILFLGYYESEFDWNNETAKASKQHKLKRYHSQTFVNGSKCDLNGNPRETEVRFVCEEGSSDYIAQVDEPQSCRYVLTIHTSRTCQHPFLRPPFTAKPQGIVCQPALSAQQYMDYVKAQVSDTKRKVEQISEELKSLDDMLAGNEETAEAVEVTAEEISPPPSTDPNPEDEKAETAEILINAASEETEDSDFWEGVTRPGNSKATASQQDNEVTDEDYSVPADNDGDEAERFNFKIITDPADLMKFVEHLKESNRKKAQSEAKSREEKARSDVQMKKLRGDEKDEDEQLLEEFEDEMADFSVPAEKIEEIKEEMQKEFDNIIDEAQQELETEGLKGEFDRTQATQTLETTLDKLLDHLEEKDVQDPQQQTAQSGRDPTRGSPSLAPKQPGKIEVKILTRKNAEETGDQWLTEEDTKSFRELLINLLTGGTEEVYKEQKRQQELETNYRFVWGENQEDTQSSSTSDSDDVDI, encoded by the exons ATGGCTACCTCTTTGGTGCGGTGGCTGAAGAGATTGTGCCTTTTTGTGTTGATATGTCCCCTGTGTGTCCCAGCCTTCCTAAATTTGGAAGAgctgaatgaaatgaaatatgGGATTCAAATTCTTCCTGACCCCGTCATCTTGGGGCAG ACTAAAACAGAGGAGGTCATGATGGTGTCCAATAAGTACAAGCAGCTCTATGAGTGTCGACTTCCAGCCCAGGCGGTCAGGTTTCACCAGGATCCAGCTTCTGAACCGGACTCAGAGGGCTACACTGGACCAGACATCCCAGACCTGCTGAAACCAATGCATGAAGCCCCATGTCTGGTGAAG ACGAAGGACTGGTGGACATACGAGTTTTGTCACGGTCAACATATTAGACAGTATCACCTAGAAG aatcagAAATTAAAGGAGACATCCTTTTTCTGGGGTATTATGAGTCGGAATTTGATTGGAACAATGAAACAGCAAAG GCCTCCAAACAGCACAAACTGAAACGATACCACAGCCAGACGTTTGTAAATGGCTCCAAGTGTGACCTAAATGGAAATCCAAGAGAGACAGAAGTCCGG TTTGTATGTGAAGAAGGCTCGAGTGACTACATCGCTCAGGTAGATGAACCTCAATCCTGTCGCTATGTGTTGACGATTCACACCAGTCGCACCTGCCAGCATCCCTTCCTGCGCCCCCCATTCACTGCCAAGCCGCAGGGCATTGTGTGCCAGCCTGCGCTGAGTGCCCAGCAGTACATGGATTACGTCAAGGCTCAAGTCT CGGACACGAAGCGTAAAGTAGAGCAAAtctcagaggagctgaagagccTTGATGACATGTTAGCTGGTAATGAAGAAACAGCCGAAGCAGTGGAAGTAACAGCAGAGGAAATCTCACCTCCACCCAGCACGGATCCTAACCCAGAGGATGAAAAAG cagaaacagcagagaTCTTGATAAATGCAGCATCAGAAGAGACGGAGGATTCTGACTTCTGGGAGGGAGTGACAAGGCCAGGGAATTCAAAAGCCACAGCCTCTCAGCAAGACAATGAG GTAACAGATGAAGACTACAGCGTACCAGCAGACAATGATGGGGATGAAG CAGAAAGATTCAACTTTAAAATCATCACAGACCCAGCAGATCTGATGAAATTTGTCGAACATCTAAAGGAAAGCAACAGGAAG aaagcacaaagtgaagctaaaagtagagaGGAGAAAGCGAGAAGTGACGTGCAAATGAAGAAGCTCAGAGGGGATGAGAAGGATGAAGATGAGCAGCTGTTGGAGGAGTTTGAAGACGAGATGGCCGACTTCTCTGTGCCTGCTGAGAAGATTGAAGAGATAAAGGAGGAAATGCAGAAGGAGTTTGACAACATCATCGATGAG GCCCAGCAGGAACTGGAAACAGAAGGCCTGAAAGGGGAGTTCGATCGAACTCAGGCGACACAAACACTGGAGACAACACTGGATAAGCTGCTTGATCATCTTGAGGAGAAGGATGTTCAAGACCCACAGCAGCAAACGGCCCAAAGTGGCAGGGACCCGACCAGAGGGAGCCCCAGTCTGGCTCCCAAGCAGCCAG GTAAAATTGAGGTGAAGATTTTGACACGAAAAAATGCAGAGGAAACAGGTGACCAGTGGCTGACTGAGGAAGATACAAAGTCCTTCAGGGAGCTGCTCATAAACCTCCTG ACTGGAGGCACTGAAGAGGTTTACAAAGAGCAAAAGAGGCAGCAGGAGTTGGAGACCAACTATAGGTTTGTGTGGGGAGAAAACCAGGAGGATACTCAGTCATCCAGCACGTCTGACTCGGACGACGTGGACATTTGA
- the os9 gene encoding protein OS-9 isoform X1: MATSLVRWLKRLCLFVLICPLCVPAFLNLEELNEMKYGIQILPDPVILGQTKTEEVMMVSNKYKQLYECRLPAQAVRFHQDPASEPDSEGYTGPDIPDLLKPMHEAPCLVKTKDWWTYEFCHGQHIRQYHLEESEIKGDILFLGYYESEFDWNNETAKASKQHKLKRYHSQTFVNGSKCDLNGNPRETEVRFVCEEGSSDYIAQVDEPQSCRYVLTIHTSRTCQHPFLRPPFTAKPQGIVCQPALSAQQYMDYVKAQVSDTKRKVEQISEELKSLDDMLAGNEETAEAVEVTAEEISPPPSTDPNPEDEKAETAEILINAASEETEDSDFWEGVTRPGNSKATASQQDNEVTDEDYSVPADNDGDEAERFNFKIITDPADLMKFVEHLKESNRKKAQSEAKSREEKARSDVQMKKLRGDEKDEDEQLLEEFEDEMADFSVPAEKIEEIKEEMQKEFDNIIDEAQQELETEGLKGEFDRTQATQTLETTLDKLLDHLEEKDVQDPQQQTAQSGRDPTRGSPSLAPKQPEQAADDHVKIKITKYKTGSSPDGEVRVQEMGEGDPQWQHIKDVVKEQLEKAGLKAEGKIEVKILTRKNAEETGDQWLTEEDTKSFRELLINLLTGGTEEVYKEQKRQQELETNYRFVWGENQEDTQSSSTSDSDDVDI, encoded by the exons ATGGCTACCTCTTTGGTGCGGTGGCTGAAGAGATTGTGCCTTTTTGTGTTGATATGTCCCCTGTGTGTCCCAGCCTTCCTAAATTTGGAAGAgctgaatgaaatgaaatatgGGATTCAAATTCTTCCTGACCCCGTCATCTTGGGGCAG ACTAAAACAGAGGAGGTCATGATGGTGTCCAATAAGTACAAGCAGCTCTATGAGTGTCGACTTCCAGCCCAGGCGGTCAGGTTTCACCAGGATCCAGCTTCTGAACCGGACTCAGAGGGCTACACTGGACCAGACATCCCAGACCTGCTGAAACCAATGCATGAAGCCCCATGTCTGGTGAAG ACGAAGGACTGGTGGACATACGAGTTTTGTCACGGTCAACATATTAGACAGTATCACCTAGAAG aatcagAAATTAAAGGAGACATCCTTTTTCTGGGGTATTATGAGTCGGAATTTGATTGGAACAATGAAACAGCAAAG GCCTCCAAACAGCACAAACTGAAACGATACCACAGCCAGACGTTTGTAAATGGCTCCAAGTGTGACCTAAATGGAAATCCAAGAGAGACAGAAGTCCGG TTTGTATGTGAAGAAGGCTCGAGTGACTACATCGCTCAGGTAGATGAACCTCAATCCTGTCGCTATGTGTTGACGATTCACACCAGTCGCACCTGCCAGCATCCCTTCCTGCGCCCCCCATTCACTGCCAAGCCGCAGGGCATTGTGTGCCAGCCTGCGCTGAGTGCCCAGCAGTACATGGATTACGTCAAGGCTCAAGTCT CGGACACGAAGCGTAAAGTAGAGCAAAtctcagaggagctgaagagccTTGATGACATGTTAGCTGGTAATGAAGAAACAGCCGAAGCAGTGGAAGTAACAGCAGAGGAAATCTCACCTCCACCCAGCACGGATCCTAACCCAGAGGATGAAAAAG cagaaacagcagagaTCTTGATAAATGCAGCATCAGAAGAGACGGAGGATTCTGACTTCTGGGAGGGAGTGACAAGGCCAGGGAATTCAAAAGCCACAGCCTCTCAGCAAGACAATGAG GTAACAGATGAAGACTACAGCGTACCAGCAGACAATGATGGGGATGAAG CAGAAAGATTCAACTTTAAAATCATCACAGACCCAGCAGATCTGATGAAATTTGTCGAACATCTAAAGGAAAGCAACAGGAAG aaagcacaaagtgaagctaaaagtagagaGGAGAAAGCGAGAAGTGACGTGCAAATGAAGAAGCTCAGAGGGGATGAGAAGGATGAAGATGAGCAGCTGTTGGAGGAGTTTGAAGACGAGATGGCCGACTTCTCTGTGCCTGCTGAGAAGATTGAAGAGATAAAGGAGGAAATGCAGAAGGAGTTTGACAACATCATCGATGAG GCCCAGCAGGAACTGGAAACAGAAGGCCTGAAAGGGGAGTTCGATCGAACTCAGGCGACACAAACACTGGAGACAACACTGGATAAGCTGCTTGATCATCTTGAGGAGAAGGATGTTCAAGACCCACAGCAGCAAACGGCCCAAAGTGGCAGGGACCCGACCAGAGGGAGCCCCAGTCTGGCTCCCAAGCAGCCAG AACAAGCAGCTGACGACCACGTTAAGATCAAAATTACTAAGTATAAGACGGGCAGCAGCCCTGATGGGGAGGTCAGAGTTCAGGAGATGGGCGAAGGAGACCCCCAGTGGCAGCACATAAAGGACGTGGTTAAAGAACAGCTAGAGAAGGCAGGACTAAAGGCCGAAG GTAAAATTGAGGTGAAGATTTTGACACGAAAAAATGCAGAGGAAACAGGTGACCAGTGGCTGACTGAGGAAGATACAAAGTCCTTCAGGGAGCTGCTCATAAACCTCCTG ACTGGAGGCACTGAAGAGGTTTACAAAGAGCAAAAGAGGCAGCAGGAGTTGGAGACCAACTATAGGTTTGTGTGGGGAGAAAACCAGGAGGATACTCAGTCATCCAGCACGTCTGACTCGGACGACGTGGACATTTGA